Proteins encoded together in one Mycobacterium sp. MS1601 window:
- a CDS encoding DUF3159 domain-containing protein, producing MMDQMGGVSGLIYSSLPVLAFVPVSSAFGLVPAIVSALGVAALILVWRLYRKETVQPAVSGFIGVGFCALIAYLMGEAKGYFLYGIWMSLLWAAVFAISVLIRRPVVGYAWGWVGGHGQDWRSVKRAVRIFDLATLAWVVVFASRFIVQNHLYDADQTGWLGVARIAMGWPLTAVAALVTYLAIKAAQKAIKESEPQSEAQTDLEPGAARQTD from the coding sequence ATGATGGATCAGATGGGCGGCGTCAGCGGGCTCATCTACTCGTCACTTCCGGTGCTGGCATTCGTCCCGGTCTCCTCGGCCTTCGGCCTGGTGCCCGCCATCGTCTCGGCTCTCGGTGTGGCCGCGCTGATCCTGGTGTGGCGCCTCTACCGCAAAGAGACCGTGCAACCCGCGGTGTCGGGCTTCATCGGTGTCGGGTTCTGCGCGCTGATCGCGTACCTGATGGGCGAGGCCAAAGGCTATTTCCTCTACGGCATCTGGATGTCGCTGCTGTGGGCCGCGGTGTTCGCCATCTCCGTGCTGATCCGCCGCCCTGTTGTCGGTTACGCCTGGGGCTGGGTCGGCGGGCACGGCCAGGACTGGCGATCGGTGAAGCGCGCTGTTCGGATCTTCGACCTCGCGACGCTGGCCTGGGTGGTGGTGTTCGCGTCCCGCTTCATTGTGCAGAACCACCTGTATGACGCCGATCAGACGGGCTGGCTGGGCGTGGCCCGCATCGCGATGGGCTGGCCGTTGACCGCAGTCGCTGCGCTGGTGACGTATCTGGCGATCAAAGCCGCCCAGAAAGCCATCAAAGAGTCTGAGCCGCAATCGGAGGCGCAGACCGACCTCGAACCCGGCGCCGCCCGCCAGACCGACTGA
- a CDS encoding OB-fold nucleic acid binding domain-containing protein has product MAAAEGYLRRLTRRLTEDPEQRDAEELTDEAVVTGAQRAIDCQRGQEVTMVGTLRSVEANAKGCAGGVKAELFDGTDTVTLVWLGQRRIPGIDSGRTLRVHGRVGKLDNGSKAIYNPHYEIQR; this is encoded by the coding sequence ATGGCCGCGGCCGAAGGTTATCTGCGCCGGCTCACCCGCCGGTTGACGGAGGATCCCGAGCAACGCGACGCCGAGGAGTTGACGGATGAAGCCGTCGTCACCGGCGCGCAGCGTGCTATCGACTGTCAGCGTGGCCAGGAGGTCACGATGGTCGGCACGCTGCGCAGCGTGGAAGCCAACGCCAAGGGATGCGCAGGTGGGGTCAAGGCCGAACTCTTCGACGGCACCGACACCGTGACGCTGGTGTGGCTGGGGCAGCGCCGCATCCCCGGCATCGATTCCGGCCGCACCCTGCGCGTGCACGGCCGCGTCGGCAAGCTCGACAACGGCAGCAAGGCGATCTACAACCCGCACTACGAGATTCAGCGTTGA
- a CDS encoding alpha/beta fold hydrolase, producing the protein MAVELHGVSAVLLPGTGSDDDYTYRAFGPALRSVGAVPLPHAPRPAQLLAGYVAALDDASRGGPIVVAGVSLGAAVAATWAITHPQRVIAVLAVLPAWTGPPLNAPAAAAALHSAEELRRDGLVAATARMQASSPAWLADELTRSWVSQWPDLPDAMEAAAGYVAPTSGQFAALTAPMAVVSATDDPVHPLEVGVEWVAAAPRAALRTVTLDEFGHDPAVLGAACLDALSDL; encoded by the coding sequence ATGGCTGTTGAACTGCACGGCGTGTCGGCGGTACTGCTGCCGGGCACCGGTTCCGACGACGACTACACCTACCGCGCCTTCGGCCCGGCTCTTCGCAGCGTGGGTGCTGTTCCACTGCCCCACGCGCCTCGACCTGCACAGCTGTTGGCAGGCTATGTCGCCGCGCTGGACGACGCCTCCCGCGGCGGGCCGATCGTGGTGGCGGGCGTCTCGTTGGGTGCGGCCGTGGCGGCAACGTGGGCAATCACCCACCCTCAACGGGTGATCGCGGTGCTGGCCGTGTTGCCGGCGTGGACCGGTCCGCCGCTGAATGCACCCGCCGCCGCAGCGGCACTGCACTCGGCCGAGGAATTGCGCCGCGACGGACTGGTGGCCGCCACGGCCCGGATGCAGGCCTCCAGCCCGGCGTGGCTGGCCGACGAGTTGACCCGCTCCTGGGTGAGCCAGTGGCCGGACCTGCCGGACGCCATGGAAGCGGCCGCCGGCTATGTGGCACCCACCAGTGGCCAATTCGCGGCACTGACCGCACCGATGGCGGTGGTGTCGGCCACCGACGACCCGGTGCATCCGCTGGAGGTCGGGGTGGAGTGGGTGGCCGCGGCTCCCCGGGCAGCGCTGCGCACCGTGACGCTCGACGAGTTCGGCCACGACCCGGCGGTGCTGGGTGCGGCCTGCCTGGACGCGCTGTCCGACCTGTAG
- a CDS encoding DUF3710 domain-containing protein, whose amino-acid sequence MGRTCEPVSNDNDATTGDDLDGPFDIEDFDDPEVAKVGRLDLGSVLIPMPAAGQVQVELTQTGVPSAVWVVTPNGRFTVAAYAAPKSAGLWREVAGELAESLRKDNAQVSIETGPWGREVVGIASGAVRFIGVDGYRWMIRCVVNAGHETMAALTVEARKALADTVVRRDSTPLPVRTPLPVQLPEPMAAQLRAASEQAAAAAAQQQQSGEQQPPNPSARRSAQGSAMQQLRSTITGG is encoded by the coding sequence ATCGGGAGGACATGCGAGCCTGTGAGTAATGACAACGACGCCACCACCGGCGACGATCTTGACGGCCCGTTCGACATCGAAGATTTCGACGACCCCGAGGTGGCCAAGGTCGGCCGCCTCGATCTGGGGTCCGTACTGATCCCGATGCCCGCCGCCGGCCAGGTACAGGTGGAACTCACCCAGACCGGGGTACCCAGCGCCGTCTGGGTTGTCACCCCCAACGGCCGGTTCACCGTCGCGGCGTACGCGGCGCCCAAGAGCGCCGGGCTCTGGCGTGAGGTGGCAGGTGAACTGGCCGAGTCGCTGCGCAAGGACAACGCCCAGGTCAGCATCGAAACCGGTCCCTGGGGCCGGGAGGTGGTGGGCATCGCCTCCGGCGCGGTGCGTTTCATCGGGGTCGACGGCTACCGCTGGATGATCCGGTGTGTGGTCAACGCCGGCCACGAGACCATGGCAGCGTTGACGGTCGAGGCCCGGAAGGCCTTGGCTGACACCGTGGTCCGGCGCGACAGCACGCCGCTGCCGGTGCGCACTCCGTTGCCTGTGCAGCTGCCTGAGCCGATGGCCGCCCAGCTGCGGGCCGCCTCCGAGCAGGCGGCCGCCGCCGCAGCCCAGCAGCAGCAGTCCGGTGAGCAGCAGCCGCCCAACCCCTCCGCGCGGCGCAGTGCGCAGGGCTCGGCGATGCAGCAGCTGCGCAGCACCATCACCGGCGGCTGA
- the dut gene encoding dUTP diphosphatase, which produces MSTRLAVVRLDPGLPLPSRAHVGDAGVDLFSAEDVTLEPGHRALVHTGIAVAIPVGMVGLIHPRSGLAARVGLSIVNSPGTVDAGYRGEIKVSLINLDPSVPIVINRGDRIAQLLVQRVELPDLVEVTSFDEAGLGDTTRGEGGHGSSGGHASL; this is translated from the coding sequence GTGTCGACCCGCCTGGCGGTGGTCCGCCTGGACCCCGGACTTCCCCTGCCCAGCCGTGCACACGTCGGCGACGCGGGCGTTGACCTGTTCAGCGCCGAGGACGTCACGCTGGAGCCGGGCCATCGTGCCCTGGTCCACACCGGGATCGCCGTGGCGATCCCGGTCGGTATGGTCGGCCTGATTCACCCGCGATCGGGATTGGCCGCGCGCGTTGGCCTTTCGATCGTCAACAGCCCTGGCACCGTCGACGCCGGATACCGCGGAGAGATCAAGGTGTCGTTGATCAACCTGGATCCGTCCGTGCCGATCGTCATCAACCGGGGCGACCGGATCGCCCAGCTGCTGGTGCAGCGCGTAGAACTGCCCGACCTGGTCGAGGTCACATCGTTCGACGAGGCGGGCCTGGGGGACACCACCCGTGGCGAAGGCGGCCACGGTTCATCGGGAGGACATGCGAGCCTGTGA
- a CDS encoding DUF3093 domain-containing protein, with protein sequence MVGTRETSQTVRYRERLWVPWWWWLPGFGLAALIALEVNQGVQGMPNWVPFAVLFGVAAAALLWMSRSEVSVVSDGESVELWAGPAHLPASVIARSAEIPRSAKSAAMGRQLDPAAYVLHKAWVGPMALVVLNDPDDPTPYWLVSCRHPDRLLSALRS encoded by the coding sequence GTGGTGGGAACGCGCGAGACCTCGCAGACGGTGCGCTACCGCGAGCGACTCTGGGTGCCGTGGTGGTGGTGGTTGCCCGGCTTCGGCCTGGCCGCACTGATCGCGCTCGAGGTCAATCAAGGCGTCCAGGGCATGCCCAACTGGGTGCCGTTCGCCGTGCTCTTCGGCGTGGCGGCCGCCGCGCTGTTGTGGATGAGTCGCTCGGAGGTCTCCGTGGTCAGCGACGGCGAATCCGTCGAACTCTGGGCCGGGCCCGCTCACCTACCTGCCTCGGTGATCGCCCGGTCCGCCGAGATTCCGCGGTCGGCGAAGTCTGCGGCCATGGGCCGTCAGCTGGACCCGGCCGCCTACGTTCTGCACAAAGCCTGGGTGGGTCCGATGGCCCTGGTGGTGCTCAACGACCCCGACGACCCCACCCCGTACTGGTTGGTGAGCTGCCGCCACCCCGACCGGCTGCTCTCGGCCCTGCGCAGCTGA
- a CDS encoding DUF4193 domain-containing protein: protein MATDYDAPRRNETDEPSEDSLEELKARRNEAQSAVVDVDEAEAGESFELPGADLSGEELSVRVVPKQADEFTCSSCFLVHHRSRLASEKNGVMICSDCAA from the coding sequence ATGGCTACCGACTACGACGCTCCGCGTCGCAACGAGACCGACGAACCTTCCGAGGATTCGTTGGAGGAACTCAAGGCGCGGCGAAACGAAGCGCAATCGGCCGTAGTCGACGTCGACGAGGCAGAGGCCGGTGAATCGTTCGAGCTGCCCGGCGCCGATCTGTCCGGCGAAGAGCTGTCTGTGCGCGTCGTCCCCAAGCAGGCCGACGAATTCACTTGCTCCAGCTGCTTTTTGGTACATCACCGGAGCCGGTTGGCCAGTGAGAAGAACGGTGTGATGATCTGCAGCGACTGCGCGGCTTAG
- the cei gene encoding envelope integrity protein Cei yields MVAHITEGTAFDKRGLPFRRRNIWPGVIVAAVLAVITGLVWTIALTRPPEVVEAAVCNPPPAATDPNAPQLGQQVRSSDFADTEPARLVDTKITVLNASGQGGQAAEVAGELRDLGFAQPTADNDPIYASTRLTCQGQIRFGPAGEAAAAAVWLVAPCTELFRDERGTDTVDLVIGTDFTELTHSDDIDAVLAGLQPDATEPADPALLSKIHSASC; encoded by the coding sequence GTGGTCGCGCACATCACCGAGGGCACCGCCTTCGACAAGCGGGGATTACCGTTCCGTCGCCGCAACATCTGGCCTGGGGTCATCGTCGCGGCGGTGCTTGCCGTCATCACCGGGCTGGTGTGGACCATCGCCCTGACCAGGCCACCCGAGGTCGTCGAAGCAGCGGTGTGCAATCCGCCGCCCGCGGCCACCGACCCCAATGCCCCGCAACTCGGGCAGCAGGTGAGAAGTTCCGACTTCGCCGACACCGAGCCGGCACGGCTGGTCGACACCAAGATCACCGTGCTCAACGCCAGCGGTCAAGGCGGCCAGGCGGCGGAAGTGGCCGGCGAACTCCGCGATCTCGGCTTCGCCCAGCCCACCGCCGACAACGACCCGATCTACGCGTCCACCCGGCTGACGTGCCAAGGCCAGATCCGCTTCGGCCCCGCCGGCGAGGCCGCGGCCGCCGCGGTGTGGCTGGTGGCACCGTGCACCGAGCTGTTCCGAGACGAACGCGGAACCGACACCGTGGACCTGGTGATCGGCACCGATTTCACCGAACTCACCCACAGTGACGACATCGACGCCGTGCTCGCCGGACTGCAGCCCGATGCCACCGAGCCGGCCGACCCCGCACTGCTGTCCAAGATCCACTCCGCCAGCTGCTGA
- a CDS encoding inositol monophosphatase family protein: MADDVLLQLRDVARQISAEAAEFVRRRRAEVFGDFSDAAPSEEVVADSVRTKSTPTDPVTVVDTETERLLRDRLAQLRPGDPVLGEEGGGPEAGVPAGAVTWVLDPIDGTVNFVYGIPAYGVSVAAQVDGVSVAGAVADVVSGEVYSAALGHGASVEGPAGRRVLRCNAVDDLSMALLGTGFAYAPTRRAAQGALLAKVMPSVRDVRRIGSAALDLCMVAAGRLDLYYEHRLNVWDWAAGALVAQEAGAHVLFPSDPEQLLVAAAPGVAADFRAVLDSLGALGPIPE, from the coding sequence CTGGCCGACGACGTGCTCCTTCAGTTGCGCGACGTGGCGCGTCAGATCTCCGCCGAAGCAGCGGAGTTCGTCCGGCGCCGTCGCGCCGAGGTGTTCGGCGACTTCTCCGACGCGGCGCCGTCGGAGGAGGTGGTGGCCGATTCGGTGCGCACCAAGAGCACACCCACCGATCCGGTTACCGTTGTCGACACCGAGACCGAGCGCTTGTTGCGCGACCGGCTGGCTCAGCTGCGGCCGGGGGACCCGGTGCTGGGTGAAGAAGGCGGGGGCCCGGAGGCCGGAGTTCCCGCGGGTGCGGTGACCTGGGTGCTGGATCCCATCGACGGCACCGTGAACTTCGTCTACGGCATTCCGGCGTACGGGGTGTCGGTGGCTGCCCAGGTCGACGGTGTGTCGGTGGCAGGGGCGGTGGCCGACGTGGTGTCCGGCGAGGTGTACTCGGCCGCACTCGGGCACGGTGCTTCGGTGGAAGGACCGGCAGGTCGGCGGGTCCTGCGCTGCAACGCCGTCGACGACCTGTCGATGGCGCTGCTGGGTACCGGATTTGCGTACGCCCCGACCCGGCGGGCGGCGCAGGGGGCGCTGCTGGCGAAGGTGATGCCGTCGGTGCGCGATGTCCGCCGGATCGGCTCGGCGGCGCTCGACCTGTGCATGGTGGCTGCGGGCCGGCTGGATCTCTACTACGAGCACCGCCTCAACGTGTGGGACTGGGCCGCAGGGGCGTTGGTGGCCCAGGAGGCGGGTGCGCACGTGCTGTTTCCATCGGATCCGGAGCAGTTGCTGGTGGCGGCTGCACCGGGTGTGGCGGCGGACTTCCGCGCGGTGCTGGACAGTCTCGGGGCGTTGGGGCCGATTCCCGAGTAG
- the ppgK gene encoding polyphosphate--glucose phosphotransferase produces MTESSSSTQRQGFGIDVGGSGVKGGIVDLDTGALIGERFKLPTPQPATPEAVAQTVAAVTKEFGWDGPLGVTYPGVVQNGVVRTAANVDKAWIGTNVDETFTRALDGQRVTVLNDADAAGLAEERFGAGRDNTGLIVLLTFGTGIGSAVIHNGILLPNTEFGHLEVGGKEAEHRAASSVKERKEWSYERWTKEVTRVLVAIENAIWPDLFIAGGGISRKADKWIPLLENRTPVVAAALQNSAGIVGAAMAAERDVTH; encoded by the coding sequence ATGACCGAATCGAGTTCCTCGACGCAGCGCCAAGGCTTCGGCATCGACGTCGGCGGCAGTGGCGTCAAAGGCGGCATTGTCGACCTCGACACCGGCGCGCTGATCGGCGAACGGTTCAAACTGCCCACCCCCCAGCCCGCCACGCCCGAGGCAGTGGCCCAAACCGTCGCCGCGGTCACCAAGGAGTTCGGCTGGGACGGCCCGCTGGGCGTGACCTACCCGGGTGTGGTGCAGAACGGCGTGGTGCGCACCGCCGCCAACGTCGACAAGGCCTGGATCGGCACCAACGTCGACGAGACCTTCACCAGGGCGCTCGACGGCCAGCGTGTCACCGTTCTCAACGACGCCGACGCCGCAGGCCTGGCCGAGGAACGCTTCGGCGCCGGCCGCGACAACACCGGGCTGATCGTGCTGCTGACGTTCGGCACAGGTATCGGTTCCGCGGTGATCCACAACGGGATCCTGCTGCCCAACACCGAGTTCGGCCATCTCGAGGTGGGTGGCAAGGAGGCCGAACACCGGGCTGCGTCCTCGGTCAAAGAGCGCAAAGAGTGGAGCTACGAGCGGTGGACCAAGGAGGTCACCCGGGTTCTCGTCGCGATCGAGAACGCCATCTGGCCCGATCTGTTCATCGCCGGTGGCGGGATCAGCCGCAAGGCCGACAAATGGATTCCACTGCTCGAGAACCGCACTCCGGTGGTTGCTGCCGCGCTGCAGAACTCGGCAGGCATCGTCGGCGCCGCGATGGCCGCCGAGCGCGACGTCACCCACTAG